In the genome of bacterium, the window AGGAGTTTTTCGTTCCGGCAAGGCGACTGAGGAGTGAGCGCGGAGGCATACTTTAGTATTCCGCACAAGCGAACGACAAAGCAACGCCGCCGGAACGGAAAAGAACCTCGTGAATAGTCCGGGCTAGGAAAGCGCCCCGATGCCGCCCATCCGCCGCACAAATCCGACCGGAGGTGTCCCATCGCCGGATTTCGGGTCTGCACTCCGCTAAAACCGCGACTCCCGAATTGACATCGGTTTATGCTATATAAACTTATATGAGAGTCGCGGTTTTAGCTGACGTCCACGCCAATCTCCCGGCCCTCGAAGCGGTCGTCGAGGACATCAGGAAACAGGGCGCCGATACACTCTGGCACCTCGGGGATGCCGTAGGTTACGGTGCCGAGCCCTTTGCGTGCCTGCAGCTCCTGGCGGACCTGGACACCGTTCTCATCGCAGGCAATCACGAGCAGGCTGCCTGCAACCTGGCCGAAGCTAACGGTTTTAACTCCGCGGCGGCAGACGCCATAAGGTGGACCAGGGATATCCTGACCCACGACGCCCGCAAGGGACTTTGCGAACTCCCGCTTAACGCCATGCCTGCCCCCGGCGTTTTCCTTTTCCACGGCCTCCCCGGTAGCGCAGCCGGCTACCTGCGCACGGTTGAGACGGCCGAACTTGTTTTCGACCACCTGGCGGACAGGGACCCGAGAATAAGGGCCGCATTTTTCGGGCACACTCACCGCCCCGCGATTTTCACCCACCTCGCCGGACGCCCCGTACACACCATTGAGCCGGATGAAGAGCTCATAACGGCTCCCGGTCGGCGATACATGGTCAATCCGGGAAGCGTGGGTCAGCCGCGGAACTCAGATCCTCGAGCCCAGTACCTGATCTACGACATGGATGGAGGTCGCGTGTCCTTCCGCCGCGTCTCCTATGACATCGCCGCGGCCCAGGAGCGGATCCTCGAAGCGCAGCTGCCGCCTGCCCTGGCTGCCCGCCTGTCCCAGGGGATATGATGGGGGCCGCCACCCACCCCAGTGTCGTCCTTCTCCACCCCGACGAAGGGCGGGCCGGTGAA includes:
- a CDS encoding metallophosphoesterase family protein; translated protein: MRVAVLADVHANLPALEAVVEDIRKQGADTLWHLGDAVGYGAEPFACLQLLADLDTVLIAGNHEQAACNLAEANGFNSAAADAIRWTRDILTHDARKGLCELPLNAMPAPGVFLFHGLPGSAAGYLRTVETAELVFDHLADRDPRIRAAFFGHTHRPAIFTHLAGRPVHTIEPDEELITAPGRRYMVNPGSVGQPRNSDPRAQYLIYDMDGGRVSFRRVSYDIAAAQERILEAQLPPALAARLSQGI